Genomic segment of Panicum virgatum strain AP13 chromosome 9N, P.virgatum_v5, whole genome shotgun sequence:
ACCATGTGTAGTACATCACACCTTCCATGGTTCCCTTATCCCCTCTTCCTATCACTTCAGATATTCTCTCATGGCCGTGAATTGACACCGACCACGACTCCTCTAGGAGCATCGATTATCCGCGACTCACAAGTTGACCTAGTCGGCAGCTTCAGATGGAACTGTGGTGTCAAGAGCTAAGTGCACATCACCAAACATGCGCACAAGAGTGATCTGGATGCTCGGTAACTGTGTGTGTGTCaaagaaaaacaacaaaaacaaaagtGCAAAACAGAATAAGGGGACCTTGTTTATGAATGCTAAATATAATGCTGGATTGCACCAGAAGCATTTGTATATTTGGTTGATCAAGACAAAAACCAGAACTTCAGCAGGACACAAGATTACTCTTTCTTAATATATTACCAGGTCAATTTCTGGAACAGCACTGGGCAGCTATAGATCTTATGGATGATCTGCTTCTTATATGTTACGGTTGATTTGACAAGCCTTAAATCTGTGAAACAAGAACAGTGAAATCAGAAACCAATCTTCTATTTGTATGGCTTGAATTCGAAATTTAATCTATACGGTATATATTGATCTGAAACCTTTCGTCGCCACCATGTATCCTTGATCAGAAGTCAGTGCACAGCAAATAAGCCAAATTAGTCCACCCAAAAGTCCAAAACTCAAGATCCTTCAGAAGCTGGGGCTCAAGGTTTTTCTATGCAGCCGTAGTAACCATCAATCATTTCAAAAATAAATGACAGGCTGTCTTAGATCTTGCCCTGATACTGGAAGTGTAATTTATAGTCATGCACCAGATCAGCTAGTGTGGTTCGGCATGGGCCCTCtggaaataaaaaaacaaataaacGGAATGAGTTATCTCAGAGATTATATTTGTATGTTCAGAAGAAAAACAATTCAAGCAGAATGAGCTGGAGTTACATACCACCCAGGTATGTGTGGAGCTGTTGAAAATCACTTTCCTCGCATATATCAATCAGGGAATACACACCAGGTCTCAAGGCCTCGTCAATTTCGCTGCCATACAAGAAGGGCAAGTCTGATGAGACAAGCATATAATGGAATAGCTCAACTTCTCAGTCTAGAGCACAACATACCGTGTTATCCCTGTCTGAAAAGGACCCTGCCCAGAAAACATGGAAATATAACCAGCAAGGAAATGCATGGCGTGCTTTCCTATAATTTCCCTTTGCTGACGCATCTGCATTGTGCACACAACAGGAGAAAAGTAACTTTTGTGTTTTTTGGCACACGAAACATAAATATGTATGCCTCAGTGGTATGGGCATCTCTTTGTTGTGTCACTAAAGTTTTAAAATTCTGATTTCTAAAGCCAAACTGCAATCATTTGTTGCAACAAATGTTCAGTACAAAACCTAGCATAATGATGCCAAAAACCTTCGGCAGTTTGTTAACCATAATGCAACAGAGAACAGGATCCACCAGACCACAAAGCTCAGAAATAAGGCTAGACATGGCACACTATCAAAGTGAGATTTGTATTATTTCAAATAATAAAACATAACCATCAGTCACCTCTTCATAGATCCTTCTAAAAAATGAAGCACATTTTAGTGCCTCCTCCATGTTCCAAGCAAAACACCCAGCCATGTTAACCATCTTAGAATCTGTAGACTCCAAACAACTGAGCAGTATGCTTGCTGAATCCTGCAGGAGTGGCACACACCGGCCAATCTCACTAGAAAATAGGTAACAAACTAACAGCATCAAGACCAAGCgaagataaaaataaaataacagAAAAACAAAAGGTGAGTCAAAATCTCTACCGTTGTTGGTGCCGAAGAGTAGTGCACAATAACTTGCAGCATGCAGCATAGATATCTACTGAAAATTGTCTATCGAGTATATATTCATCATGATCTGCATGTTGCTCTACACTTTCGGTGCAATACTTTGCTGAAGATCGTGATATACTACGACAAGCAAGAAGTCCTTTGAACCCTTTGAAAAGTGTCATAGGAACATGCAGGCATTGGGAAACATGAGATGCATCAATTTGAAAAGAATGCCTTCCAACAAATGACGTGATAACCTCCACACACATTAGAACAACGGCTCCAGCATCTGGATGGAACTCACTACAATGAGGTGGCATCTTTTGAATGTAGAAAATAAGTGGACTCTGAAGGTGTAGTACAATGTTGAATAAAGCACCAACTAGGCCTGGGACAGTTCTCTTAAAAACACGCTTATTTCCTGCAACATAGATCGGGAAatagttaaaattaaaattaaccTTTTCAAACCAGGCTTTTCATATCGATACTCTTCATGACACAAGATGTAAACCCCATAGCGCTAGTGCCAAGATTTTGCTTGATATAAAAAGTGGCAGGCAGTCCTTCACACACAACTCATTGCAACTTGCAAGAACTACCAGTTTAAATCAAGGTTCCAAAACGACATTAATTAGTCAATGTAATGATGTGCTAAAATACATTGCATGGGTCAGTTAGAAAAGCTGTGAATCCTAACCATGTGTGGTACTGATTATTGATAAGCACCAGCACTAAGCCACTAAAATACAATTAAGCATCTCCCCAAAGTACCTATTGCATATTAATGTATATGAATAACTTGATGTCAAGTGGACATATATAGTACTAACTCGACCTGCGGATGTAAATGTTTTGGATATTGATATGGTCTCCAATGTACCACTTTGTATGATAATTTATTGTCACTAGGACTGGTCAGAAATAACAAAAATTATGTATTATGAAAGCCAATCTCAAAATGAATCAATACCAATTCCATCCATACAATATAAATTCCTTTTTATATAATATTTCTCAAACCTGACGTGTGATTGGCAAAAATTCTAGGTTACCTTATATTTGCAATGGAGCATTTGACAACTTGGCATAGGGATATTTAGTGGTGAAGTAAGAACCATTTCCTAAGAATTACTGTCTTGTCAGGAACTTAATATTATTGGACAGCTAATCTAGTTTTCACACATGATAGCTTATAAAAGACTTGGTATGTTACTGAATGCTCTTAGGAAGATGACTTAACGTCAACATCTATCTCAGAAGCAATGGATTGAGACCACCTTTAATaacataaaaaatttaaaatcacGTCGAAACATATTCAACAAAAATTTTGGCTGCTAACCTGGCACAAAATCAAGAACCAGATATAGACAGTCGATCCCAGCGGCAACATCAGAAGAAACTGTCCCACCATCAGGATTTCCAGTACAAACTTCATATATTGAATGACTATACAGATTCACTCCAACCAATGCCCTTTCAATTACTTGTAGAGTTGCATTTAGATGTGTGTTTGATGCAATATTGACAAATTTTCCAAGTAACATCCGAAGCCTTGATTTCAATGAATTTAACCTATTCTGCCTATAAATGAGATCCCTAGGAAAGGCATAACCAGATGCATTCTGTAATTGAAGTGTTTTTGTGCTTGAGCCAACCTCATGAGTAGGCAGAGTTGCACTCTTCCCTTGAAGTAAGATGCATTTTCCAATAGCCCTCAATAGGGCATTTACTATCTGAGTATACAATTCTATTGAGATGTTGAGCTCAGGCAATGTACAGGCACTCCCTAAAACTTCAAGATATCTTAATACCCCATCAATCCATACAAGACAGAACTTATGAGGCCAGCTAGACATGTCTGCAACTTTCTGTAGAGTGAAGAAAGCTGTCCCAAGCATGGTACCCAGTGAAAGCTGTTGGACAGGGCTGCATGTCTGCCTAGAAACATCGCTTGGAAAGGATAGGTTGCCGTGCAGCTTAACAATAGCAGCAGATACATTGTAGACCTCCCTCAAAGTGAATGCTGTGAGTGGATATTCACCTTTCAATAGGTTTTCCAAAAGAATATTTTCCATGTATTGTAGCTTAGATATGTCAAGACCACGACTTCCACACTTTGTCCTGCCATCCATGACTGCATCAATATTCAGAAAACCGTTCTCACAATCCAGCTCTTGAGGAAGACGAACAGAGATCAAATCAATAGAGCCAGAACCCTTGTTATCCATAAACAACACATGAAGGCAAATATCTACAAAGGTCTCAAGCTTAGCAATATGATGGCTAAATCTTGAACAATACTGAAgcaacattttcttttcctctgaGGTTGCTACTGGGTGATTTTTGAATGCACCCTCTAATGCCGAATTGATCCCCGACAAGAATCCACAAATGCAAGACATGATGCAAGACAATCTTTTCCAGCATACAGCAGTACGGCAGTTTTCTAGTTTGATAACACACTTGCTGTCCTTTACTGTAATAACAGGTATTCCGGTTGTACTCTTCTGTAACAGTTCAGCCATGCTTTTGACACACTCCAAGGCGGAATTTTCTTGTATATCAAATGTCTGGCCATCATGTTCTGAAGCCTCGATTTCAATAGGGCTACCAATCAGGgacaatttaatttgtttcttGTAATACAACAAGCAAAATGATAAATTCACACTAGCTAGTGTAGAAAATAATTCTGATGTCTTGTCTAACAAGGAGAACATCATACTATGCACCTCATCATTACACTCATCAAATATTCTATCTGACGAACCAACAATTTTCTCAGCAGATCGCAAAAACCAAACAAGAGAATACGAGTTACCAAAAATTTCTGAAAAGGCCAAGTATTGCTTTGACTCCAGGTGCTCTTTCCCGATTTTCAATATGAGATTTATCATAACCCTACGACAACATATAAACAAATGCAGTAACTTCATGGGATTGCAGGATTCACAACGAAGACCTAGCAATTTCAGTAGCAGCATTCTGCATGCAAAAAGTTAACCAAATGTCAACATTGCAGATAATAAATGCATACAATGACTCCTATTTTCCCTGAATTATCTGGCAAACAAAATTTATCACCATGAAAACCAGAAGCTGAAAACGTTCCTAAATATTTGTGACAAAAACTTTCAGTTGAAAGAGCCTTGTATTTGAGAATGGATCAGCATATATTTTTGTTGCTCCTACATTTGTATAAGATTGTACAAAGCATAGGAATCCCAAATAGCACAGAAGAACAAAGCTGTGAACTTTAAACTTGCCTTTCAAGATGGAGAATGTAGTTTATAAGCCGTGCGGTTGACTTGGAGTTTGCATGAAATCCAGGTACAGCACTAAAAAATTCAAGTAAATCCTCGCATATCCACTGTTTGTTTTTGCAGTGGACATGCATAGCACCAGAATCTGTACCAATCAACTTCCCATTTTCCAGGTTACTCATTGTCTCCATTAAATTAGGGGAAGAGTCCAAAAGGACATTATCTTCATCAGGGTAGTTGAAAAAAGATAACGATTTCTTCAAAGCATGGCAAAAACTTGATGCCAAATTCTTCAAAAGCACCTAGGATAAACATTCATTTCAAATTTGAAGTCATTAGGAAAAGCATGTGAAGAAAGCACCCCAgctatcaaaaaaaaagtttcaaacaTCACATTCAATATTATCGACATTTTTGGTTGGTTATTTAATAGCAGTCTTTTCTTGGAATGGAAGGATTGCAATGATATATACCTTTTGATCATAAATAATTGTATCACAAAGGACCCCCACAGAAATACTATGCAAAGTCATTTCTCTGAATGAAGATTGAGTATCATTGTTCTCCTTATCTCTGGTGGATCCCTTTTGAACAAAAGAAAACCTTATCAGATTAGAGAAGAAGTTCTTTAAATCCTTCTTAGAAGCATGAGAGCTCCAAATATCAATGTTTTCACACAGAAGCCGCCAAGTTGCTATAGGAAAAGAACCTTCATCTAAGGAACATAGACTCAAATCCCAGGAACCACTAACTTTATAACACCCAAGAGGACCATATTCTCCTGAACATAACAGCTTCACATAACTCATCATAAAACTCGCCAATTTAGCAGCCTCGAGGCTGCAAGATTCCTCTAATAGTTGAGTGTTCCTAATATCCTCCTTATCTAGTTGCCAAGCATCATTTTCAAGCAAAAACTGAAAAGCCTTAGTCTGCTTGTTAAGGTCATTGAGCCTCTGCAGAGCCATCACATGAAAGGTGTAAGCAAGTGGAGCAAAAGAAGCACAATTTCTTGAAAGAGACTGTGATAAACTCTCAATAACATCCAAAAGGGAGTTTGAATTTTCGACAATCAACGCAAAATAACCCTTCCCGAGAATATTGGCTGGATTGGTCCATTCCTTTCCTGAGCACACAATGAACGGATTCCCCACTAATTTTGTTGCTTCTGTGGCTACATCTGGAGGCATGAGGCAAATACATTGCTGATACAAACCTCTACACGATATATATAGGCGAAAGAAAAAAGCACAGATCCAGGAAAAACTTGGGATCTTCTGCAAGCTGGCATGTTGTTTTTTAGATATACATTTTTCCATGATTGAGGAAATGAATCCACTTGAATTTTTTGATTCATTTCTGACCAAATGACTGAAGTTCGGTTGGACTGCATTGACTAACCTTTCAATAGATTTTCCTACCAGTGTACTATTTGAAGCTGTGACAGTTATTGAGTCAAGAACAGTAGTGTATACTTCAGATAAGTGCCTGCCAAGAAGTTCAGCTTTCTGGCAAAAAACAGACTTCCTGGCAATGGAGGGTTCTCCCAGTTTTCTTAAATCATCTTCAAAACTGCAACCTGTCATCCAGTTCAGTGTTTCTGTGAGATCTGATGTAAGGTCCTCTATGCATCGACTAGACTGCCCTTGCGGCATCGACTTTATTGAAGTACGAATAGCACCCATCAATGGTTCAGAACTCAACAATGTTGTCAATGATTCCAAACATTCCTGGGACGATAAAGAAGCCACTGAAAATGAGCCCCGTAGTGCATCAGGGCCACCAGCTCTGAATGCTCTCACAGCATCGCACAGCTTGAAAATCGATCGGGAAACCTACATTATGAACCAAATAGAGAAAACATGAGACCAAGGTGGAGGGAAAGAAGAGCATTCAATCACAATGTAAAAGGCACACAAAAAAAGGCACATCAAAGAATGGAGTAAAAAGTTACTGAAACTAACAGCTGAAAAGTACAAACCATTAACCAACCTGGCGAAGCTCACTGAACGTGCAAATCACTTGGGCTGAAATGCTTGAAATCTTTGAAGCTAGCAGGAAACAGGGTTTGATGTCCTTAGAAGATGCATTAATAGCAGATAAAGCAAAAATCATTAACCACAACTTCGTAAGGTCATCCCCAAGTACTTTGTACTCAATTTCTAGAAAATTACCAACTGCAGCAATAATCTCCGAAAACATTAAAGGTACTATCTTCTTAATGCCTACATCTTCTAGATGCAGAGCTGACACCCAGAATTCGTAAATCTTTTCAGATATTGAGATCAAGACAGTGTAAATATCTTGCAAGAAGTTGAAGTAAGATCCTTCCGATGTGTCCTCTGTAGGAACATATATCTTCTCTTCAGTAAGTGTTGTCAACATCACATTAATGGACTTCAGCATGCAGTGAACTTCTACTAGCCTTGTCACCCCTAACTTAGAAAATTCTTTTTGGGAATACAATTTACACTCTAACACCATGGGTTCCATAAACTGAATAAACACTTCAAAAAGTGATTCTCTATGTTGTTGTGGTTCTTCAGAACCCTCACTGCCTTTTTGCAGCCTACTCAAAGTTGTCCCACTCGATACCAGAGTTGTTCTTTGATTTCTAGCTCTGCTAACAAACAATTGAAGCAAGTAACCAAACCCAGCCAGCAATACAGCCTTGTTTTCTGTTTTTATTCCTTTGAATCGCTGAAATAAATGTCTATGATAGCTTCCTTTAATATCCTTGGCTGCAGAAGATTTGTTCAAACTCCTGAGACCAAAATACCCACTAAGATGTTGGGGATGAAACAGTCCATTTGACAAAACATCTTCAACAATTTTCAACATGGTTCTTGCGTGCTTGTGCTTGTTGGAATTTGCTCGTGAATTAAGTAAAACTAACAGCTCCAACAATGGTTCAAGAATCTTATCAACAAAGGCATGGAAAATATTCTTCGGATTTGCATAAAATCTCAGGAAGCTTGAGAATTGCCCAAGGAGGCAATTTACAAGCTTCTGAAGAACAGGGCAGAAATTCTCTTCATTAGCTGAAACCTTTTGGGCAAGATTGATAACCTCGATGACACAGGATGCCCATAAATCCACACCTGCATTGAAAAAGGCTCTTGTATTGGAGGAGAAAAGCAATGACATACAGTCAAAAACTCGTTTGAAGAGCTCAATAGATTCATTGTCAGCAGACGTGTTGCTATCAACTCTGCCAGAACCATGCCTTGCAACACGACTAAGTGATTTAAGTAGGTTCAGAGATATTGAAATGGATGGCTTCTTTTCAATACAAACTCTCAAAATTACCCAGCATCTACTATCCAATGCCAGATCAAAAGGCTGTAACATCCTTTTACTATTCTCAGAGAAATTTAAGATAGACTGCACCCAGTTTCCAATAAATGACACCAGACGTGATAGCTGAATGTTGTGGACATTATGGCCATGGCTTGAATTATTTGGCAGTGTGGTTAAAAATTCAACCACTAGCTCAATCTTT
This window contains:
- the LOC120691068 gene encoding uncharacterized protein LOC120691068 gives rise to the protein METAAATARPGAGRKRRRSRSPPRDGEGPSGLKCPRLRLEGDDGAKGAWEHLDLVLSLQGKELSLERKIELVVEFLTTLPNNSSHGHNVHNIQLSRLVSFIGNWVQSILNFSENSKRMLQPFDLALDSRCWVILRVCIEKKPSISISLNLLKSLSRVARHGSGRVDSNTSADNESIELFKRVFDCMSLLFSSNTRAFFNAGVDLWASCVIEVINLAQKVSANEENFCPVLQKLVNCLLGQFSSFLRFYANPKNIFHAFVDKILEPLLELLVLLNSRANSNKHKHARTMLKIVEDVLSNGLFHPQHLSGYFGLRSLNKSSAAKDIKGSYHRHLFQRFKGIKTENKAVLLAGFGYLLQLFVSRARNQRTTLVSSGTTLSRLQKGSEGSEEPQQHRESLFEVFIQFMEPMVLECKLYSQKEFSKLGVTRLVEVHCMLKSINVMLTTLTEEKIYVPTEDTSEGSYFNFLQDIYTVLISISEKIYEFWVSALHLEDVGIKKIVPLMFSEIIAAVGNFLEIEYKVLGDDLTKLWLMIFALSAINASSKDIKPCFLLASKISSISAQVICTFSELRQVSRSIFKLCDAVRAFRAGGPDALRGSFSVASLSSQECLESLTTLLSSEPLMGAIRTSIKSMPQGQSSRCIEDLTSDLTETLNWMTGCSFEDDLRKLGEPSIARKSVFCQKAELLGRHLSEVYTTVLDSITVTASNSTLVGKSIERLVNAVQPNFSHLVRNESKNSSGFISSIMEKCISKKQHASLQKIPSFSWICAFFFRLYISCRGLYQQCICLMPPDVATEATKLVGNPFIVCSGKEWTNPANILGKGYFALIVENSNSLLDVIESLSQSLSRNCASFAPLAYTFHVMALQRLNDLNKQTKAFQFLLENDAWQLDKEDIRNTQLLEESCSLEAAKLASFMMSYVKLLCSGEYGPLGCYKVSGSWDLSLCSLDEGSFPIATWRLLCENIDIWSSHASKKDLKNFFSNLIRFSFVQKGSTRDKENNDTQSSFREMTLHSISVGVLCDTIIYDQKVLLKNLASSFCHALKKSLSFFNYPDEDNVLLDSSPNLMETMSNLENGKLIGTDSGAMHVHCKNKQWICEDLLEFFSAVPGFHANSKSTARLINYILHLERMLLLKLLGLRCESCNPMKLLHLFICCRRVMINLILKIGKEHLESKQYLAFSEIFGNSYSLVWFLRSAEKIVGSSDRIFDECNDEVHSMMFSLLDKTSELFSTLASVNLSFCLLYYKKQIKLSLIGSPIEIEASEHDGQTFDIQENSALECVKSMAELLQKSTTGIPVITVKDSKCVIKLENCRTAVCWKRLSCIMSCICGFLSGINSALEGAFKNHPVATSEEKKMLLQYCSRFSHHIAKLETFVDICLHVLFMDNKGSGSIDLISVRLPQELDCENGFLNIDAVMDGRTKCGSRGLDISKLQYMENILLENLLKGEYPLTAFTLREVYNVSAAIVKLHGNLSFPSDVSRQTCSPVQQLSLGTMLGTAFFTLQKVADMSSWPHKFCLVWIDGVLRYLEVLGSACTLPELNISIELYTQIVNALLRAIGKCILLQGKSATLPTHEVGSSTKTLQLQNASGYAFPRDLIYRQNRLNSLKSRLRMLLGKFVNIASNTHLNATLQVIERALVGVNLYSHSIYEVCTGNPDGGTVSSDVAAGIDCLYLVLDFVPGNKRVFKRTVPGLVGALFNIVLHLQSPLIFYIQKMPPHCSEFHPDAGAVVLMCVEVITSFVGRHSFQIDASHVSQCLHVPMTLFKGFKGLLACRSISRSSAKYCTESVEQHADHDEYILDRQFSVDIYAACCKLLCTTLRHQQREIGRCVPLLQDSASILLSCLESTDSKMVNMAGCFAWNMEEALKCASFFRRIYEEMRQQREIIGKHAMHFLAGYISMFSGQGPFQTGITREIDEALRPGVYSLIDICEESDFQQLHTYLGEGPCRTTLADLVHDYKLHFQYQGKI